Proteins encoded within one genomic window of Primulina eburnea isolate SZY01 unplaced genomic scaffold, ASM2296580v1 ctg462_ERROPOS2638552, whole genome shotgun sequence:
- the LOC140821229 gene encoding protein GRAVITROPIC IN THE LIGHT 1-like has product MANKVSNFSDLIQRMTASSCLLHSISAIACDIEDSNSDKYKEEEDHDEEEEEEEEEEEYEIAQNHFNVNWDGAKDEDSAAKERVVELETLMGQVFDAVSAVKRAYVSQQEAHCPWDPDKMRAADMAVVAELRRLGMLRERYRRSSGGGRMRPSAATLREVVAPYEAALEELKTEVKAKQAEVDRLGEKLKTATSFNAGRSKGKSNRRLSGSSTNQVAAAPAVELLEAAMSLVKEASKSFTSLLLSLMRSARLDIAAAVRSIETASTTTMNNHTAATTFMDSIVGANHAKYALESYVNRKMFQGFDHETFYMDGSLSSILNPGQHRIDCFTQYRDMKAMDPVELLGILPTCRFGNFCFKKYLSIIHPKMEESLFGDLEQRRQVLDGHHPRSQFYGEFSRLAKAVWLLHLLEFSFDPPPTHFEASKGADFHSLYMESVVRISGNGNCSMVVGFPVSPGFKIGNGTIIKARVYLVPKNGR; this is encoded by the exons ATGGCGAACAAAGTGTCTAATTTCTCTGATCTTATACAACGCATGACTGCATCCAGTTGCCTCCTCCACTCCATTTCCGCCATCGCCTGCGATATTGAAGACTCTAACTCAGACAAGTACAAAGAAGAGGAAGAccatgatgaagaagaagaagaagaagaagaagaagaagagtaCGAAATCGCTCAGAATCACTTCAATGTCAACTGGGATGGCGCTAAAGACGAGGATTCGGCGGCCAAGGAGAGAGTCGTCGAATTGGAGACTCTGATGGGCCAAGTGTTCGACGCCGTTTCGGCGGTCAAGAGGGCCTACGTTAGCCAGCAGGAGGCGCACTGCCCTTGGGATCCGGACAAAATGCGCGCCGCTGACATGGCGGTGGTGGCGGAGCTCAGGCGATTGGGGATGCTGAGAGAAAGGTACAGGCGCAGCAGCGGTGGTGGGAGAATGCGGCCGTCGGCGGCGACGCTGAGGGAGGTGGTTGCGCCGTACGAGGCTGCGTTGGAGGAGCTGAAGACGGAAGTGAAGGCGAAGCAGGCGGAGGTGGATAGGTTGGGGGAGAAGCTCAAAACGGCGACGTCTTTCAACGCAGGGAGGTCAAAGGGGAAGTCAAACCGAAGACTCAGCGGCAGCTCCACCAATCAGG TTGCAGCAGCTCCAGCTGTGGAGCTACTTGAAGCAGCAATGAGTTTGGTAAAAGAAGCCTCGAAATCCTTCACATCTCTTCTCCTCTCCCTGATGCGGTCGGCTCGCTTGGATATTGCTGCTGCTGTGAGATCTATAGAAACCGCCTCCACCACCACCATGAACAATCACACCGCCGCCACTACATTTATGGACTCTATAGTTGGGGCAAACCATGCAAAGTATGCTCTGGAATCTTACGTGAATCGAAAAATGTTCCAAGGCTTCGACCATGAGACGTTTTACATGGATGGTAGCCTCTCCTCTATACTCAACCCAGGGCAGCACCGTATAGACTGCTTCACTCAATACCGCGACATGAAAGCCATGGACCCCGTTGAGCTCCTCGGCATTTTACCCACTTGTAGATTTGGGAACTTCTGTTTCAAGAAGTACCTTTCGATCATTCACCCCAAGATGGAAGAGTCGTTGTTCGGGGACTTGGAACAGAGGCGTCAGGTTTTAGATGGTCACCATCCAAGGAGTCAGTTTTACGGGGAATTTTCGCGCTTGGCTAAGGCTGTTTGGCTGTTGCATTTGCTGGAATTTTCTTTCGACCCGCCCCCGACTCACTTTGAGGCGAGTAAAGGGGCGGACTTTCACTCACTCTATATGGAAAGCGTGGTGAGAATTTCTGGGAATGGCAACTGCTCAATGGTTGTGGGGTTCCCGGTGAGTCCGGGGTTTAAGATTGGCAATGGAACGATTATCAAAGCCCGGGTTTATCTGGTCCCAAAGAACGGACGATGA
- the LOC140821220 gene encoding uncharacterized protein isoform X2: protein MSYSRRSRYSLSPSPYKRYSRSISRSPSRSRSRDSSDAENPGNNLYVTGLSTRVSRRDLEKHFSTEGKVEDVRLVVDPWTQESRGFGFVTMSTVGDADRCVKYLDRSVLQGRVISVEKGSCVQQLFSKLTNRIEYNEQISDCYSEGCMPCISFFLQYNLAVILSLILIFRFMHFPFLYLLVIYQLGNIVDHYQGVCIMVCVRVFVQARRRRGRTPTPGRYLGPRTVPRRRSPTYSRSVSPCYSSERERGSSRSYSPCYNRRHRYYSPSNRRRSYSHHRRGRSYSRSRSPSYSRSPVRRRDHSYSPTYHRYYSPDECYYRRHRRSSPETPDVYKYRKSRFRSRSRSISPVLRRYERSYSRSISPRRSRRSYSCSISPRRSPSPKYYRRSYCRSVSHGDSRSSRRHSRSPSADSTSQSE from the exons ATGTCTTACTCCAGAAGGTCAAG GTATTCTCTTTCTCCTTCCCCTTATAAGCGCTACAGTAGATCGATCTCCCGATCTCCatcaaggagcag GAGCCGTGACTCCAGTGATGCTGAAAATCCTGGAAATAATTTGTATGTGACAGGACTGTCAACTCGGGTCTCACGGAGGGACCTTGAGAAGCACTTTTCAACTGAGGGAAAG GTGGAGGATGTCCGTCTTGTAGTTGATCCTTGGACACAGGAATCTCGTGGATTTGGTTTTGTGACGATGTCTACTGTGGGGGATGCTGATCGATGTGTTAAGTACTTGGACCGCTCGGTGCTTCAAGGCAGGGTAATTTCCGTGGAGAAG GGTAGCTGTGTGCAGCAGCTCTTCTCCAAACTAACAAATCGAATCGAATACAACGAGCAAATATCAGACTGTTATTCCGAGGGTTGTATGCCCTGCATATCTTTCTTTTTGCAGTATAATCTTGCTGTTATTTTGTCCCTTATATTAATTTTCAGATTCATGCATTTCCCTTTTCTGTATTTGCTAGTCATTTATCAATTAGGAAACATAGTTGATCATTATCAGGGAGTCTGTATCATGGTTTGTGTGCGTGTTTTTGTGCAGGCTAGAAGGCGGAGAGGTCGGACACCTACGCCTGGAAGATATCTCGGGCCGAGAACTGTTC CACGTCGCCGATCTCCTACCTATTCGAGAAGTGTTTCTCCGTGCTATTCATCTGAAAGAGAGAGGGGTAGCAGCAGGTCATACTCTCCTTGTTATAATCGTCGACACCGTTACTACAGTCCATCCAATCGACGTAGGTCATATTCTCATCACAGGCGTGGAAGGTCTTATTCCCGATCACGTTCTCCATCCTACAGCAGGTCTCCTGTTAGAAGGCGAGATCATTCCTACTCTCCTACCTATCACAGGTATTATTCACCTGATGAGTGCTACTACCGAAGGCATCGCCGTTCTTCACCGGAGACTCCTGATGTTTACAAATACAGAAAAAGTCGGTTCCGGTCTCGTTCTCGAAGCATTTCACCAGTGCTAAGGAGATATGAAAGAAGTTACTCACGCAGCATCTCGCCCAGGCGCTCGAGGAGAAGTTACTCATGCAGCATATCACCCAGGCGCAGTCCGTCTCCGAAGTACTATAGAAGGAGCTACTGTCGAAGTGTTTCCCATGGTGACAGCCGGTCTTCACGAAGACATTCTAGGAGTCCTAGTGCCGATTCAACCTCTCAATCTGAGTAA
- the LOC140821220 gene encoding uncharacterized protein isoform X7, producing MSYSRRSRYSLSPSPYKRYSRSISRSPSRSRSRDSSDAENPGNNLYVTGLSTRVSRRDLEKHFSTEGKVEDVRLVVDPWTQESRGFGFVTMSTVGDADRCVKYLDRSVLQGRVISVEKGSCVQQLFSKLTNRIEYNEQISDCYSEGCMPCISFFLQLEGGEVGHLRLEDISGRELFHVADLLPIREVFLRAIHLKERGVAAGHTLLVIIVDTVTTVHPIDVGHILITGVEGLIPDHVLHPTAGLLLEGEIIPTLLPITGIIHLMSATTEGIAVLHRRLLMFTNTEKVGSGLVLEAFHQC from the exons ATGTCTTACTCCAGAAGGTCAAG GTATTCTCTTTCTCCTTCCCCTTATAAGCGCTACAGTAGATCGATCTCCCGATCTCCatcaaggagcag GAGCCGTGACTCCAGTGATGCTGAAAATCCTGGAAATAATTTGTATGTGACAGGACTGTCAACTCGGGTCTCACGGAGGGACCTTGAGAAGCACTTTTCAACTGAGGGAAAG GTGGAGGATGTCCGTCTTGTAGTTGATCCTTGGACACAGGAATCTCGTGGATTTGGTTTTGTGACGATGTCTACTGTGGGGGATGCTGATCGATGTGTTAAGTACTTGGACCGCTCGGTGCTTCAAGGCAGGGTAATTTCCGTGGAGAAG GGTAGCTGTGTGCAGCAGCTCTTCTCCAAACTAACAAATCGAATCGAATACAACGAGCAAATATCAGACTGTTATTCCGAGGGTTGTATGCCCTGCATATCTTTCTTTTTGCA GCTAGAAGGCGGAGAGGTCGGACACCTACGCCTGGAAGATATCTCGGGCCGAGAACTGTTC CACGTCGCCGATCTCCTACCTATTCGAGAAGTGTTTCTCCGTGCTATTCATCTGAAAGAGAGAGGGGTAGCAGCAGGTCATACTCTCCTTGTTATAATCGTCGACACCGTTACTACAGTCCATCCAATCGACGTAGGTCATATTCTCATCACAGGCGTGGAAGGTCTTATTCCCGATCACGTTCTCCATCCTACAGCAGGTCTCCTGTTAGAAGGCGAGATCATTCCTACTCTCCTACCTATCACAGGTATTATTCACCTGATGAGTGCTACTACCGAAGGCATCGCCGTTCTTCACCGGAGACTCCTGATGTTTACAAATACAGAAAAAGTCGGTTCCGGTCTCGTTCTCGAAGCATTTCACCAGTGCTAA
- the LOC140821220 gene encoding uncharacterized protein isoform X5, whose amino-acid sequence MSYSRRSRYSLSPSPYKRYSRSISRSPSRSRSRDSSDAENPGNNLYVTGLSTRVSRRDLEKHFSTEGKVEDVRLVVDPWTQESRGFGFVTMSTVGDADRCVKYLDRSVLQGRVISVEKARRRRGRTPTPGRYLGPRTVPRRRSPTYSRSVSPCYSSERERGSSRSYSPCYNRRHRYYSPSNRRRSYSHHRRGRSYSRSRSPSYSRSPVRRRDHSYSPTYHRYYSPDECYYRRHRRSSPETPDVYKYRKSRFRSRSRSISPVLRRYERSYSRSISPRRSRRSYSCSISPRRSPSPKYYRRSYCRSVSHGDSRSSRRHSRSPSADSTSQSE is encoded by the exons ATGTCTTACTCCAGAAGGTCAAG GTATTCTCTTTCTCCTTCCCCTTATAAGCGCTACAGTAGATCGATCTCCCGATCTCCatcaaggagcag GAGCCGTGACTCCAGTGATGCTGAAAATCCTGGAAATAATTTGTATGTGACAGGACTGTCAACTCGGGTCTCACGGAGGGACCTTGAGAAGCACTTTTCAACTGAGGGAAAG GTGGAGGATGTCCGTCTTGTAGTTGATCCTTGGACACAGGAATCTCGTGGATTTGGTTTTGTGACGATGTCTACTGTGGGGGATGCTGATCGATGTGTTAAGTACTTGGACCGCTCGGTGCTTCAAGGCAGGGTAATTTCCGTGGAGAAG GCTAGAAGGCGGAGAGGTCGGACACCTACGCCTGGAAGATATCTCGGGCCGAGAACTGTTC CACGTCGCCGATCTCCTACCTATTCGAGAAGTGTTTCTCCGTGCTATTCATCTGAAAGAGAGAGGGGTAGCAGCAGGTCATACTCTCCTTGTTATAATCGTCGACACCGTTACTACAGTCCATCCAATCGACGTAGGTCATATTCTCATCACAGGCGTGGAAGGTCTTATTCCCGATCACGTTCTCCATCCTACAGCAGGTCTCCTGTTAGAAGGCGAGATCATTCCTACTCTCCTACCTATCACAGGTATTATTCACCTGATGAGTGCTACTACCGAAGGCATCGCCGTTCTTCACCGGAGACTCCTGATGTTTACAAATACAGAAAAAGTCGGTTCCGGTCTCGTTCTCGAAGCATTTCACCAGTGCTAAGGAGATATGAAAGAAGTTACTCACGCAGCATCTCGCCCAGGCGCTCGAGGAGAAGTTACTCATGCAGCATATCACCCAGGCGCAGTCCGTCTCCGAAGTACTATAGAAGGAGCTACTGTCGAAGTGTTTCCCATGGTGACAGCCGGTCTTCACGAAGACATTCTAGGAGTCCTAGTGCCGATTCAACCTCTCAATCTGAGTAA
- the LOC140821220 gene encoding uncharacterized protein isoform X3 yields MSYSRRSRSRDSSDAENPGNNLYVTGLSTRVSRRDLEKHFSTEGKVEDVRLVVDPWTQESRGFGFVTMSTVGDADRCVKYLDRSVLQGRVISVEKGSCVQQLFSKLTNRIEYNEQISDCYSEGCMPCISFFLQYNLAVILSLILIFRFMHFPFLYLLVIYQLGNIVDHYQGVCIMVCVRVFVQARRRRGRTPTPGRYLGPRTVRARRRSPTYSRSVSPCYSSERERGSSRSYSPCYNRRHRYYSPSNRRRSYSHHRRGRSYSRSRSPSYSRSPVRRRDHSYSPTYHRYYSPDECYYRRHRRSSPETPDVYKYRKSRFRSRSRSISPVLRRYERSYSRSISPRRSRRSYSCSISPRRSPSPKYYRRSYCRSVSHGDSRSSRRHSRSPSADSTSQSE; encoded by the exons ATGTCTTACTCCAGAAGGTCAAG GAGCCGTGACTCCAGTGATGCTGAAAATCCTGGAAATAATTTGTATGTGACAGGACTGTCAACTCGGGTCTCACGGAGGGACCTTGAGAAGCACTTTTCAACTGAGGGAAAG GTGGAGGATGTCCGTCTTGTAGTTGATCCTTGGACACAGGAATCTCGTGGATTTGGTTTTGTGACGATGTCTACTGTGGGGGATGCTGATCGATGTGTTAAGTACTTGGACCGCTCGGTGCTTCAAGGCAGGGTAATTTCCGTGGAGAAG GGTAGCTGTGTGCAGCAGCTCTTCTCCAAACTAACAAATCGAATCGAATACAACGAGCAAATATCAGACTGTTATTCCGAGGGTTGTATGCCCTGCATATCTTTCTTTTTGCAGTATAATCTTGCTGTTATTTTGTCCCTTATATTAATTTTCAGATTCATGCATTTCCCTTTTCTGTATTTGCTAGTCATTTATCAATTAGGAAACATAGTTGATCATTATCAGGGAGTCTGTATCATGGTTTGTGTGCGTGTTTTTGTGCAGGCTAGAAGGCGGAGAGGTCGGACACCTACGCCTGGAAGATATCTCGGGCCGAGAACTGTTCGTG CACGTCGCCGATCTCCTACCTATTCGAGAAGTGTTTCTCCGTGCTATTCATCTGAAAGAGAGAGGGGTAGCAGCAGGTCATACTCTCCTTGTTATAATCGTCGACACCGTTACTACAGTCCATCCAATCGACGTAGGTCATATTCTCATCACAGGCGTGGAAGGTCTTATTCCCGATCACGTTCTCCATCCTACAGCAGGTCTCCTGTTAGAAGGCGAGATCATTCCTACTCTCCTACCTATCACAGGTATTATTCACCTGATGAGTGCTACTACCGAAGGCATCGCCGTTCTTCACCGGAGACTCCTGATGTTTACAAATACAGAAAAAGTCGGTTCCGGTCTCGTTCTCGAAGCATTTCACCAGTGCTAAGGAGATATGAAAGAAGTTACTCACGCAGCATCTCGCCCAGGCGCTCGAGGAGAAGTTACTCATGCAGCATATCACCCAGGCGCAGTCCGTCTCCGAAGTACTATAGAAGGAGCTACTGTCGAAGTGTTTCCCATGGTGACAGCCGGTCTTCACGAAGACATTCTAGGAGTCCTAGTGCCGATTCAACCTCTCAATCTGAGTAA
- the LOC140821220 gene encoding uncharacterized protein isoform X1 codes for MSYSRRSRYSLSPSPYKRYSRSISRSPSRSRSRDSSDAENPGNNLYVTGLSTRVSRRDLEKHFSTEGKVEDVRLVVDPWTQESRGFGFVTMSTVGDADRCVKYLDRSVLQGRVISVEKGSCVQQLFSKLTNRIEYNEQISDCYSEGCMPCISFFLQYNLAVILSLILIFRFMHFPFLYLLVIYQLGNIVDHYQGVCIMVCVRVFVQARRRRGRTPTPGRYLGPRTVRARRRSPTYSRSVSPCYSSERERGSSRSYSPCYNRRHRYYSPSNRRRSYSHHRRGRSYSRSRSPSYSRSPVRRRDHSYSPTYHRYYSPDECYYRRHRRSSPETPDVYKYRKSRFRSRSRSISPVLRRYERSYSRSISPRRSRRSYSCSISPRRSPSPKYYRRSYCRSVSHGDSRSSRRHSRSPSADSTSQSE; via the exons ATGTCTTACTCCAGAAGGTCAAG GTATTCTCTTTCTCCTTCCCCTTATAAGCGCTACAGTAGATCGATCTCCCGATCTCCatcaaggagcag GAGCCGTGACTCCAGTGATGCTGAAAATCCTGGAAATAATTTGTATGTGACAGGACTGTCAACTCGGGTCTCACGGAGGGACCTTGAGAAGCACTTTTCAACTGAGGGAAAG GTGGAGGATGTCCGTCTTGTAGTTGATCCTTGGACACAGGAATCTCGTGGATTTGGTTTTGTGACGATGTCTACTGTGGGGGATGCTGATCGATGTGTTAAGTACTTGGACCGCTCGGTGCTTCAAGGCAGGGTAATTTCCGTGGAGAAG GGTAGCTGTGTGCAGCAGCTCTTCTCCAAACTAACAAATCGAATCGAATACAACGAGCAAATATCAGACTGTTATTCCGAGGGTTGTATGCCCTGCATATCTTTCTTTTTGCAGTATAATCTTGCTGTTATTTTGTCCCTTATATTAATTTTCAGATTCATGCATTTCCCTTTTCTGTATTTGCTAGTCATTTATCAATTAGGAAACATAGTTGATCATTATCAGGGAGTCTGTATCATGGTTTGTGTGCGTGTTTTTGTGCAGGCTAGAAGGCGGAGAGGTCGGACACCTACGCCTGGAAGATATCTCGGGCCGAGAACTGTTCGTG CACGTCGCCGATCTCCTACCTATTCGAGAAGTGTTTCTCCGTGCTATTCATCTGAAAGAGAGAGGGGTAGCAGCAGGTCATACTCTCCTTGTTATAATCGTCGACACCGTTACTACAGTCCATCCAATCGACGTAGGTCATATTCTCATCACAGGCGTGGAAGGTCTTATTCCCGATCACGTTCTCCATCCTACAGCAGGTCTCCTGTTAGAAGGCGAGATCATTCCTACTCTCCTACCTATCACAGGTATTATTCACCTGATGAGTGCTACTACCGAAGGCATCGCCGTTCTTCACCGGAGACTCCTGATGTTTACAAATACAGAAAAAGTCGGTTCCGGTCTCGTTCTCGAAGCATTTCACCAGTGCTAAGGAGATATGAAAGAAGTTACTCACGCAGCATCTCGCCCAGGCGCTCGAGGAGAAGTTACTCATGCAGCATATCACCCAGGCGCAGTCCGTCTCCGAAGTACTATAGAAGGAGCTACTGTCGAAGTGTTTCCCATGGTGACAGCCGGTCTTCACGAAGACATTCTAGGAGTCCTAGTGCCGATTCAACCTCTCAATCTGAGTAA
- the LOC140821220 gene encoding uncharacterized protein isoform X6 has translation MSYSRRSRYSLSPSPYKRYSRSISRSPSRSRSRDSSDAENPGNNLYVTGLSTRVSRRDLEKHFSTEGKVEDVRLVVDPWTQESRGFGFVTMSTVGDADRCVKYLDRSVLQGRVISVEKGSCVQQLFSKLTNRIEYNEQISDCYSEGCMPCISFFLQLEGGEVGHLRLEDISGRELFVHVADLLPIREVFLRAIHLKERGVAAGHTLLVIIVDTVTTVHPIDVGHILITGVEGLIPDHVLHPTAGLLLEGEIIPTLLPITGIIHLMSATTEGIAVLHRRLLMFTNTEKVGSGLVLEAFHQC, from the exons ATGTCTTACTCCAGAAGGTCAAG GTATTCTCTTTCTCCTTCCCCTTATAAGCGCTACAGTAGATCGATCTCCCGATCTCCatcaaggagcag GAGCCGTGACTCCAGTGATGCTGAAAATCCTGGAAATAATTTGTATGTGACAGGACTGTCAACTCGGGTCTCACGGAGGGACCTTGAGAAGCACTTTTCAACTGAGGGAAAG GTGGAGGATGTCCGTCTTGTAGTTGATCCTTGGACACAGGAATCTCGTGGATTTGGTTTTGTGACGATGTCTACTGTGGGGGATGCTGATCGATGTGTTAAGTACTTGGACCGCTCGGTGCTTCAAGGCAGGGTAATTTCCGTGGAGAAG GGTAGCTGTGTGCAGCAGCTCTTCTCCAAACTAACAAATCGAATCGAATACAACGAGCAAATATCAGACTGTTATTCCGAGGGTTGTATGCCCTGCATATCTTTCTTTTTGCA GCTAGAAGGCGGAGAGGTCGGACACCTACGCCTGGAAGATATCTCGGGCCGAGAACTGTTCGTG CACGTCGCCGATCTCCTACCTATTCGAGAAGTGTTTCTCCGTGCTATTCATCTGAAAGAGAGAGGGGTAGCAGCAGGTCATACTCTCCTTGTTATAATCGTCGACACCGTTACTACAGTCCATCCAATCGACGTAGGTCATATTCTCATCACAGGCGTGGAAGGTCTTATTCCCGATCACGTTCTCCATCCTACAGCAGGTCTCCTGTTAGAAGGCGAGATCATTCCTACTCTCCTACCTATCACAGGTATTATTCACCTGATGAGTGCTACTACCGAAGGCATCGCCGTTCTTCACCGGAGACTCCTGATGTTTACAAATACAGAAAAAGTCGGTTCCGGTCTCGTTCTCGAAGCATTTCACCAGTGCTAA
- the LOC140821220 gene encoding serine/arginine-rich splicing factor SR45a-like isoform X4, protein MSYSRRSRYSLSPSPYKRYSRSISRSPSRSRSRDSSDAENPGNNLYVTGLSTRVSRRDLEKHFSTEGKVEDVRLVVDPWTQESRGFGFVTMSTVGDADRCVKYLDRSVLQGRVISVEKARRRRGRTPTPGRYLGPRTVRARRRSPTYSRSVSPCYSSERERGSSRSYSPCYNRRHRYYSPSNRRRSYSHHRRGRSYSRSRSPSYSRSPVRRRDHSYSPTYHRYYSPDECYYRRHRRSSPETPDVYKYRKSRFRSRSRSISPVLRRYERSYSRSISPRRSRRSYSCSISPRRSPSPKYYRRSYCRSVSHGDSRSSRRHSRSPSADSTSQSE, encoded by the exons ATGTCTTACTCCAGAAGGTCAAG GTATTCTCTTTCTCCTTCCCCTTATAAGCGCTACAGTAGATCGATCTCCCGATCTCCatcaaggagcag GAGCCGTGACTCCAGTGATGCTGAAAATCCTGGAAATAATTTGTATGTGACAGGACTGTCAACTCGGGTCTCACGGAGGGACCTTGAGAAGCACTTTTCAACTGAGGGAAAG GTGGAGGATGTCCGTCTTGTAGTTGATCCTTGGACACAGGAATCTCGTGGATTTGGTTTTGTGACGATGTCTACTGTGGGGGATGCTGATCGATGTGTTAAGTACTTGGACCGCTCGGTGCTTCAAGGCAGGGTAATTTCCGTGGAGAAG GCTAGAAGGCGGAGAGGTCGGACACCTACGCCTGGAAGATATCTCGGGCCGAGAACTGTTCGTG CACGTCGCCGATCTCCTACCTATTCGAGAAGTGTTTCTCCGTGCTATTCATCTGAAAGAGAGAGGGGTAGCAGCAGGTCATACTCTCCTTGTTATAATCGTCGACACCGTTACTACAGTCCATCCAATCGACGTAGGTCATATTCTCATCACAGGCGTGGAAGGTCTTATTCCCGATCACGTTCTCCATCCTACAGCAGGTCTCCTGTTAGAAGGCGAGATCATTCCTACTCTCCTACCTATCACAGGTATTATTCACCTGATGAGTGCTACTACCGAAGGCATCGCCGTTCTTCACCGGAGACTCCTGATGTTTACAAATACAGAAAAAGTCGGTTCCGGTCTCGTTCTCGAAGCATTTCACCAGTGCTAAGGAGATATGAAAGAAGTTACTCACGCAGCATCTCGCCCAGGCGCTCGAGGAGAAGTTACTCATGCAGCATATCACCCAGGCGCAGTCCGTCTCCGAAGTACTATAGAAGGAGCTACTGTCGAAGTGTTTCCCATGGTGACAGCCGGTCTTCACGAAGACATTCTAGGAGTCCTAGTGCCGATTCAACCTCTCAATCTGAGTAA
- the LOC140821219 gene encoding uncharacterized protein isoform X1 has protein sequence MEEKVEEFLRRKADGEGADLTFPPHRPHHESSFFEYFILRGVKFHSLQHDSFSCSFQVPPRLTDENGNLAVGAISALVDEIGAAAIHREGLAMDVSVDMSISYLSPAKVHDELDIVARFLGNRGSYYGTSVVIRNKLTGEVVAEGRHSLYRKPASKI, from the exons ATGGAGGAGAAGGTGGAAGAATTTCTGAGGAGAAAGGCAGATGGCGAAGGAGCCGATCTCACCTTTCCTCCTCACCGGCCCCACCACGAATCGAGCTTCTTCGAGTATTTCATCCTTAGAGGCGTCAAATTCCACTCTCTCCAACACGATTCCTTCTCTTGTTCTTTCCAAGTCCCCCCTCGCCTCACT GATGAAAATGGGAACTTGGCTGTGGGTGCTATATCAGCTTTAGTAGATGAAATCGGGGCTGCGGCTATTCATCGGGAGGGTCTGGCCATGGATGTATCGGTGGACATGTCCATCTCTTATCTCTCCCCTGCTAAGGTCCAT GATGAATTGGACATTGTGGCGAGGTTTTTAGGTAATCGAGGCAGTTATTATGGGACAAGTGTTGTGATACGGAACAAATTAACAGGGGAGGTTGTGGCTGAAGGCCGGCATTCTTTGTATAGGAAACCTGCAAGCAAAATCTAA
- the LOC140821219 gene encoding uncharacterized protein isoform X3, producing MEEKVEEFLRRKADGEGADLTFPPHRPHHESSFFEYFILRGVKFHSLQHDSFSCSFQVPPRLTDENGNLAVGAISALVDEIGAAAIHREGLAMDVSVDMSISYLSPAKVHVWRCQLWSYLFVECVDWLEHLKGVNRMSKEEF from the exons ATGGAGGAGAAGGTGGAAGAATTTCTGAGGAGAAAGGCAGATGGCGAAGGAGCCGATCTCACCTTTCCTCCTCACCGGCCCCACCACGAATCGAGCTTCTTCGAGTATTTCATCCTTAGAGGCGTCAAATTCCACTCTCTCCAACACGATTCCTTCTCTTGTTCTTTCCAAGTCCCCCCTCGCCTCACT GATGAAAATGGGAACTTGGCTGTGGGTGCTATATCAGCTTTAGTAGATGAAATCGGGGCTGCGGCTATTCATCGGGAGGGTCTGGCCATGGATGTATCGGTGGACATGTCCATCTCTTATCTCTCCCCTGCTAAGGTCCAT GTGTGGAGATGCCAACTATGGAGCTACCTTTTTGTGGAGTGTGTGGATTGGTTGGAACACCTTAAAGGTGTGAATCGTATGTCGAAAGAGGAGTTTTGA
- the LOC140821219 gene encoding uncharacterized protein isoform X2 — MEEKVEEFLRRKADGEGADLTFPPHRPHHESSFFEYFILRGVKFHSLQHDSFSCSFQVPPRLTDENGNLAVGAISALVDEIGAAAIHREGLAMDVSVDMSISYLSPAKVHAKRSSTVFLEFYLLRCGDANYGATFLWSVWIGWNTLKV, encoded by the exons ATGGAGGAGAAGGTGGAAGAATTTCTGAGGAGAAAGGCAGATGGCGAAGGAGCCGATCTCACCTTTCCTCCTCACCGGCCCCACCACGAATCGAGCTTCTTCGAGTATTTCATCCTTAGAGGCGTCAAATTCCACTCTCTCCAACACGATTCCTTCTCTTGTTCTTTCCAAGTCCCCCCTCGCCTCACT GATGAAAATGGGAACTTGGCTGTGGGTGCTATATCAGCTTTAGTAGATGAAATCGGGGCTGCGGCTATTCATCGGGAGGGTCTGGCCATGGATGTATCGGTGGACATGTCCATCTCTTATCTCTCCCCTGCTAAGGTCCAT GCCAAGAGATCCTCGACTGTTTTCCTGGAATTTTACTTATTAAGGTGTGGAGATGCCAACTATGGAGCTACCTTTTTGTGGAGTGTGTGGATTGGTTGGAACACCTTAAAGGTGTGA